Proteins from a genomic interval of Perognathus longimembris pacificus isolate PPM17 chromosome 14, ASM2315922v1, whole genome shotgun sequence:
- the Mapk1ip1l gene encoding MAPK-interacting and spindle-stabilizing protein-like, with the protein MSDEFSLADALPEHSPAKTSAVSNTKPGQPPQGWPGSNPWNNPSAPPSVPSGLPPSATSSTVPFGPAPTGMYPSVPPTGPPPGPPTPFPPSGPPPGGPYPAPSVPGPTGPYPTPNMPFPELPRPYGAPTDPAAAGLGPWGSMASGPWAPGMGGQYPTANMPYPSPGPYPTPPPPQAPGAAPPVPWGTVPPGAWGPPAPYPAPAGSYPTPGLYPTPNNPFQVPSGPSGAPPMPGAPHSYH; encoded by the exons ATGTCTGATGAATTTTCG TTAGCAGATGCACTACCTGAACATTCACCTGCCAAAACCTCTGCTGTGAGCAATACAAAGCCCGGCCAACCTCCTCAGGGCTGGCCAGGTTCCAATCCTTGGAATAACCCAAGTGCTCCACCATCTGTGCCATCTGGACTCCCCCCAAGTGCAACATCGTCCACTGTGCCTTTTGGACCAGCGCCCACAGGAATGTATCCATCCGTGCCTCCCACTGGACCACCACCAGGACCCCCAACACCCTTTCCTCCTTCTGGACCCCCACCTGGTGGTCCTTATCCAGCTCCATCTGTGCCAGGCCCCACAGGGCCATATCCTACACCAAATATGCCATTTCCAGAGCTACCTAGACCATATGGTGCTCCCACAGATCCAGCTGCAGCTGGTCTGGGCCCATGGGGATCCATGGCTTCTGGACCTTGGGCACCTGGAATGGGAGGGCAGTACCCTACTGCTAATATGCCGTACCCATCCCCAGGGCCCtatcccactcctcctcctccccaagcaCCAGGAGCAGCGCCACCTGTTCCATGGGGCACTGTGCCGCCAGGAGCCTGGGGACCACCAGCACCTTATCCTGCCCCTGCAGGGTCATACCCCACACCAGGACTCTATCCTACTCCCAATAATCCTTTTCAAGTGCCTTCAGGACCTTCTGGTGCTCCGCCAATGCCTGGTGCCCCCCAT TCTTACCATTAA